A stretch of Lathyrus oleraceus cultivar Zhongwan6 chromosome 6, CAAS_Psat_ZW6_1.0, whole genome shotgun sequence DNA encodes these proteins:
- the LOC127091085 gene encoding uncharacterized protein LOC127091085 isoform X3 codes for MKQVVGMVVSNKMQKSVVVAVDRLFHHTVFNRYVKRTSKFMAHDENNLCNIGDRVRLDSSRPLSKRKHWVVAEILKKARIYVPPSAPVSENVSSGGPTSTS; via the exons ATGAAGCAAGTAGTAGGAATGGTGGTTTCGAATAAAATGCAGAAGTCGGTTGTGGTGGCAGTGGATAGATTATTTCACCACACGGTGTTCAACAGATATGTTAAGCGCACTTCAAAGTTCATGGCTCACGACGAGAATAATCTTTGTAATATCGGTGACAGG GTTCGATTGGATTCTTCTAGGCCTTTGAGCAAGCGTAAACATTGGGTGGTTGCTGAAATTCTCAAGAAAGCACGCATATATGTTCCTCCTTCTGCACCGGTGTCTGAGAATGTGAGCTCCGGAGGACCTACATCTACATCATGA
- the LOC127091085 gene encoding uncharacterized protein LOC127091085 isoform X4, which produces MKQVVGMVVSNKMQKSVVVAVDRLFHHTVFNRYVKRTSKFMAHDENNLCNIGDRFRVLRLRLLHCEFLLKDVRNTWFDWILLGL; this is translated from the exons ATGAAGCAAGTAGTAGGAATGGTGGTTTCGAATAAAATGCAGAAGTCGGTTGTGGTGGCAGTGGATAGATTATTTCACCACACGGTGTTCAACAGATATGTTAAGCGCACTTCAAAGTTCATGGCTCACGACGAGAATAATCTTTGTAATATCGGTGACAGG TTTCGGGTGTTGCGATTGCGGCTGTTGCATTGTGAATTTTTATTGAAAGATGTTCGAAATACATG GTTCGATTGGATTCTTCTAGGCCTTTGA